A window of the Cucurbita pepo subsp. pepo cultivar mu-cu-16 chromosome LG01, ASM280686v2, whole genome shotgun sequence genome harbors these coding sequences:
- the LOC111796981 gene encoding auxilin-related protein 2-like → MDDFGVLTERFGLKPQGKSAPMAASKASTSSNTFQSPKSGYNSGLNGNSSFDSGFGDVSFQKNTKPGGLDDYGDFLGSLNQPTKHSGHSGSSPSSFDYDSIFFGSKSSDPTYDDVFGGIPGFKSSVTTKTEDPVRSFSSSTNQNSQIDDLFGNFGSNVAKTTIPKPLKKAANNNAATFDELISGFGNGKSRTNRASILDNLTQQSTSHPTKSTFGSAKDPFIELESTSIPTFSSSKAFLNPLEEISKFSSSGGTKFDSPSNSSSPFRVPPIPKPGQKADKVKSSSSSPIDELENFAMGKVNASTYTVNRNGKDAHAAGVNHQNTVDDLDSFFNAGPRSKSVPRSRTTTPDPLFDVPKYNKPPEIPKGTSFAASSNIKKSSSALNLVDDLTSVFGDAPLFGHFDEVEGESEERRRARLGRLQRTQERAARAVADLNQRDFQTLHEQEEKCRIAESLDVAIKRWAAGKEGNMRALLSSLQYVLWSGCGWEPVSLTDMITSSSVKKVYRKAVLCIHPDKVQQKGASIEQKYTAEKVFDILKEAWNKFSKEEL, encoded by the exons ATGGACGATTTTGGGGTATTGACGGAAAGATTTGGATTGAAGCCGCAAGGAAAATCGGCTCCAATGGCTGCATCGAAGGCATCCACTTCCTCAAACACCTTCCAGTCTCCGAAATCCGGGTATAATTCGGGTTTGAATGGCAATTCCTCGTTCGATTCTGGCTTTGGTGACGTATCTTTTCAGAAAAACACTAAGCCCGGGGGGCTTGATGATTATGGTGATTTTCTTGGGAGTCTCAATCAGCCAACGAAACATTCGGGGCATTCCGGAAGTTCTCCGTCTTCTTTTGATTACGATTCAATATTTTTTGGGTCGAAGAGTTCAGATCCAacttatgatgatgtttttgGTGGGATTCCCGGATTCAAGAGCTCGGTTACAACAAAGACGGAGGATCCGGTCCGATCGTTCTCCTCATCAACGAATCAGAACTCTCAAATTGATGATTTGTTTGGTAATTTCGGCAGCAATGTGGCGAAGACAACAATTCCGAAGCCATTGAAAAAGGCAGCAAATAATAATGCAGCCACTTTTGATGAATTGATTTCTGGCTTTGGCAATGGCAAATCTCGAACTAATAG AGCGAGCATTCTGGACAATCTGACCCAGCAATCAACTTCTCATCCAACTAAATCAACTTTCGGTTCAGCCAAAGATCCTTTCATAGAACTAGAATCAACGTCAATACCAACTTTTAGTTCGTCTAAGGCTTTTTTAAATCCGTTGGAGGAAATTAGTAAGTTCAGTAGTTCTGGAGGCACAAAATTTGACAGCCCGTCAAATTCTTCCTCACCATTCAGGGTTCCTCCAATACCAAAGCCAGGGCAAAAGGCAGATAAAG TTAAGagttcctcttcctctcctATAGATGAATTGGAGAACTTTGCAATGGGAAAAGTCAATGCCTCAACGTACACAGTGAATAGAAATGGTAAAGATGCACATGCTGCAGGAGTAAATCATCAAAATACTGTAGACGATCTGGACTCCTTTTTCAATGCAGGTCCTCGATCAAAGAGTGTTCCAAGGTCACGAACAACAACTCCG GATCCTCTATTTGACGTTCCTAAGTACAACAAACCACCTGAAATACCGAAAGGAACTTCTTTTGCAGCCTCATCCAACATAAAGAAATCTTCTTCTGCTCTAAATCTTGTGGATGATCTTACATCGGTTTTTGGAG ATGCTCCTTTATTTGGACATTTTGATGAAGTTGAGGGAGagagtgaagaaagaagaagagccAGATTGGGTCGTCTACAAAGGACCCAAGAGCGTGCA GCAAGAGCAGTGGCTGATTTGAATCAACGTGACTTTCAAACACTGCACGAGCAAGAAGAGAAGTGT AGGATTGCCGAGTCTTTAGATGTTGCTATCAAGCGCTGGGCTGCAGGGAAGGAAGGAAACATGCGTGCACTGTTATCATCATTGCAATAT GTTCTCTGGTCCGGTTGTGGTTGGGAACCAGTTTCATTGACAGATATGATTACTTCTTCCTCAGTTAAAAAGGTTTATAGGAAGGCAGTCTTGTGCATTCATCCGGATAAGGTTCAACAGAAAGGTGCCAGTATTGAACAGAAATATACCGCAGAGAAGGTTTTTGATATTCTCAAG GAAGCCTGGAATAAGTTCAGCAAAGAGGAACTTTAG
- the LOC111810474 gene encoding protein KRTCAP2 homolog isoform X2 produces MAGSGSSMLYSFLLFTVILSLQEMYRGKLASSELFTILGGFISSLLFLVLLTFLGNFQETCGMRTGWGAVIVAEAVALIAASTVHRVCITTCFLFSAGLLYELNKLSGGALSKSESRAKRH; encoded by the exons ATGGCGGGGTCTGGGAGTTCCATGCTTTACTCATTTCTTCTGTTCACTGTCATTCTTTCACTTCAAGAGATGTATAGAGGAAAATTGGCTTCTTCGGAGCTGTTTACCATACTTGGAGGATTCATTAGTTCTCTTCTATTTCTAGTGCTTCTAACC ttCTTAGGAAACTTCCAGGAAACATGTGGCATGCGAACTGGATGGGGAGCTG TCATTGTAGCAGAAGCAGTTGCATTGATTGCTGCAAGCACTGTTCATAGAGTTTGCATCACAACATG TTTCTTGTTCTCCGCTGGACTGCTGTATGAGTTGAACAAGCTTTCAGGTGGCGCACTTTCTAAATCTGAATCTAGAGCCAAAAGGCACTGA